DNA from Halorarum salinum:
CGGCGGGGACGAGACACCGGCGGGACTCGAACGCGTCACGGAACATGGGCTTCTCGGCGACCGTCTCCGAGCGCGCGTTGATGGGCCGGGGGACGTCCTCGGGGTCGTCCGCCCACTGGGGGAGCAAGCCCCACTCCAGAAGGTCGAACTCGTGGGGGACGTCGTTCCGGACGACGAGGAGGTCGTCCCGGGGGGCGACGTTGTACCGCGGCCGGATGGTGACGCCCTCGGCCGGTCGGGCGTCGAACCGTTCCTCCAGGACGGCGAGGTCGACGGCGAGCGAGGTGCGGCCGCACATGTCGTGTGATTCGGCCGCCGACGGCGTAAACGTGTGCGTCGCACGGAACGGGTGACGCATTTATCGGTCATGGGAGTGATGAACAGGTGTATGCCCGAAGAAGTACTGTTCAAATCCGAGAGCGGCCAGAGTCGAGAAGAGATCGCGTCGTACCTCCGGACGGTCGCGGATCGGCTCGACGGCGGGGACGCGGTCACGCTGACGGCGGGTGGCGACTCCGTGACGCTGGACCCGCCCTCCAGCCCGACCTTCGAAGTCAAGGCCGAACGCGAGGGGCCGACGGACGGTCCCGGCGAACTGAGCATCGAATTCGAACTCGAATGGGACGAGAACGGCGACGACGGGGATGGAACGAGCGGACGGTTAGAGATCGAGTGAGAGTGGCGCAGACGGGGGTCACGTTTGGTCCTCCCTCGGGGACGACCGCTCCGTCCCGAGGAGATGCGTATCAAGGCCTGGGTTGCCTGACTGGCGAGGCGTCGGGCGATCGCGCCGCGTTTATCAGCGATGTATGAGCCCCAGTAACCGGCTTCGAACGTCGTCGGCGGAGTCGTACGTCTGGTTGTCTGTTGGGGCGAGCACTTCCTCGAGGGAC
Protein-coding regions in this window:
- a CDS encoding amphi-Trp domain-containing protein, with the protein product MPEEVLFKSESGQSREEIASYLRTVADRLDGGDAVTLTAGGDSVTLDPPSSPTFEVKAEREGPTDGPGELSIEFELEWDENGDDGDGTSGRLEIE